The DNA window CACCGTATGCTGCGTGTAGAAGAAGCTATCAGGCAGTCGCGCCATCACGCGCATGAGCAGGAACACCGCATAAGTTAGCTCGCTGCGCTCGCTCACTAAATCCCCCGCCCGCCTCGCCTGAGCGAGAGCGATGGCGGGCAGGCGAATCCCAACTGTATTGAAATTCCGAGGCAGCAAAGATATCCTCATCGCCAGTATGAACTCACCCGGAAATCATCAAACTCGCCGCGATAGGGTTGTTCCCTGACGGTGAACTCGTCAACGCGCGCATCCGGAGGGCCATGGCGAAACCACTTTACCATTCGATCAACCGCTCCATCCTCCCCCTCGATGAGCGCTTCAATGCGCCCGTCGGGTATATTCCTCACCCAGCCCGAGAGACCGAGCTCCTCCGCCTTTCGCTGGGCGTAATAGCGAAAACAAA is part of the Candidatus Auribacterota bacterium genome and encodes:
- a CDS encoding acylphosphatase, producing the protein MKRVSVISGGIVQGVCFRYYAQRKAEELGLSGWVRNIPDGRIEALIEGEDGAVDRMVKWFRHGPPDARVDEFTVREQPYRGEFDDFRVSSYWR